From Rutidosis leptorrhynchoides isolate AG116_Rl617_1_P2 chromosome 3, CSIRO_AGI_Rlap_v1, whole genome shotgun sequence, a single genomic window includes:
- the LOC139898339 gene encoding bHLH transcription factor RHL1-like isoform X3 has translation MSLQHLQNGTNNYDPAPSQDDFLDQILCGLQSGVSWPEISAGNSSGGGDGGSAHNKSSLPWDVDQFDDQSTYLATKFRQNQISSGSGGAGNPAAKSLLLQQQLLAGAGDCGVFQNDMVDTSSFKSHNENNSIQTLFNGFAGSLQSNQSQDFQYPTSFGSPGATTAIMNQAPSTGGTSANGAPVGSGTGPPPQPRQRVRARRGQATDPHSIAERLRRERISERMKSLQELVPNANKTDKASMLDEIIDYVKFLQLQVKVFSMSRLGGACAVAPLVADISTQGGRDNVQVGGGAGGSATAQKNNVTTTSSSNNETMTIAENQVVKLMEEDMGSAMQYLQGKGLCLMPISLATAISTSMCPPPFSRIL, from the exons ATGTCACTACAACACCTCCAAAATGGCACAAACAACTACGATCCCGCACCTTCTCAAGACGATTTTCTTGATCAAATTCTTTGTGGTCTCCAATCTGGTGTTTCTTGGCCGGAAATTTCAGCCGGAAACAGCAGTGGCGGCGGTGATGGAGGCAGCGCTCACAATAAGTCATCTCTTCCATGGGATGTTGACCAGTTTGATGATCAGTCAACTTATTTAGCAACTAAATTCCGGCAAAATCAGATCAGCTCCGGTTCCGGTGGAGCTGGAAATCCGGCTGCAAAATCGTTACTTCTTCAACAACAGTTGTTAGCCGGCGCCGGTGATTGTGGAGTTTTTCAAAATGATATGGTCGACACATCATCGTTTAAATCTCAT aaCGAAAATAATTCGATTCAAACACTTTTCAATGGGTTTGCCGGATCTCTCCAATCCAATCAATCTCAAGATTTCCAATATCCTACG AGCTTTGGATCTCCGGGTGCTACAACAGCAATAATGAACCAAGCACCATCAACCGGGGGCACTAGTGCAAACGGTGCCCCCGTTGGAAGTGGTACTGGACCGCCACCTCAGCCACGTCAAAGAGTTCGGGCTCGCAGAGGACAAGCCACCGATCCGCATAGTATCGCTGAAAGA CTCCGGCGAGAGAGGATTTCCGAAAGGATGAAATCGTTACAAGAACTCGTTCCAAATGCTAATAAG ACAGACAAGGCTTCAATGCTAGATGAGATCATAGATTATGTCAAATTTCTCCAGCTCCAAGTCAAa GTTTTCAGCATGAGCCGATTGGGAGGTGCATGTGCTGTTGCTCCTCTTGTGGCAGATATCTCCACTCAG GGTGGACGTGACAATGTACAAGTTGGTGGTGGTGCTGGTGGTAGTGCGACGGCACAGAAGAACAATGTGACAACAACATCGTCGTCAAACAATGAAACCATGACGATAGCCGAGAATCAAGTGGTGAAGCTGATGGAAGAGGATATGGGATCAGCCATGCAATACTTGCAAGGGAAAGGTCTTTGTCTTATGCCGATTTCGCTAGCTACTGCTATCTCAACTTCCATGTGTCCTCCTCCTTTCTCCAG GATACTTTGA
- the LOC139898339 gene encoding bHLH transcription factor RHL1-like isoform X1, whose protein sequence is MSLQHLQNGTNNYDPAPSQDDFLDQILCGLQSGVSWPEISAGNSSGGGDGGSAHNKSSLPWDVDQFDDQSTYLATKFRQNQISSGSGGAGNPAAKSLLLQQQLLAGAGDCGVFQNDMVDTSSFKSHNENNSIQTLFNGFAGSLQSNQSQDFQYPTSFGSPGATTAIMNQAPSTGGTSANGAPVGSGTGPPPQPRQRVRARRGQATDPHSIAERLRRERISERMKSLQELVPNANKTDKASMLDEIIDYVKFLQLQVKVFSMSRLGGACAVAPLVADISTQGGRDNVQVGGGAGGSATAQKNNVTTTSSSNNETMTIAENQVVKLMEEDMGSAMQYLQGKGLCLMPISLATAISTSMCPPPFSRNNPSSPNLSVLTVQSPKGVLPPEGNSVKDRTSISKS, encoded by the exons ATGTCACTACAACACCTCCAAAATGGCACAAACAACTACGATCCCGCACCTTCTCAAGACGATTTTCTTGATCAAATTCTTTGTGGTCTCCAATCTGGTGTTTCTTGGCCGGAAATTTCAGCCGGAAACAGCAGTGGCGGCGGTGATGGAGGCAGCGCTCACAATAAGTCATCTCTTCCATGGGATGTTGACCAGTTTGATGATCAGTCAACTTATTTAGCAACTAAATTCCGGCAAAATCAGATCAGCTCCGGTTCCGGTGGAGCTGGAAATCCGGCTGCAAAATCGTTACTTCTTCAACAACAGTTGTTAGCCGGCGCCGGTGATTGTGGAGTTTTTCAAAATGATATGGTCGACACATCATCGTTTAAATCTCAT aaCGAAAATAATTCGATTCAAACACTTTTCAATGGGTTTGCCGGATCTCTCCAATCCAATCAATCTCAAGATTTCCAATATCCTACG AGCTTTGGATCTCCGGGTGCTACAACAGCAATAATGAACCAAGCACCATCAACCGGGGGCACTAGTGCAAACGGTGCCCCCGTTGGAAGTGGTACTGGACCGCCACCTCAGCCACGTCAAAGAGTTCGGGCTCGCAGAGGACAAGCCACCGATCCGCATAGTATCGCTGAAAGA CTCCGGCGAGAGAGGATTTCCGAAAGGATGAAATCGTTACAAGAACTCGTTCCAAATGCTAATAAG ACAGACAAGGCTTCAATGCTAGATGAGATCATAGATTATGTCAAATTTCTCCAGCTCCAAGTCAAa GTTTTCAGCATGAGCCGATTGGGAGGTGCATGTGCTGTTGCTCCTCTTGTGGCAGATATCTCCACTCAG GGTGGACGTGACAATGTACAAGTTGGTGGTGGTGCTGGTGGTAGTGCGACGGCACAGAAGAACAATGTGACAACAACATCGTCGTCAAACAATGAAACCATGACGATAGCCGAGAATCAAGTGGTGAAGCTGATGGAAGAGGATATGGGATCAGCCATGCAATACTTGCAAGGGAAAGGTCTTTGTCTTATGCCGATTTCGCTAGCTACTGCTATCTCAACTTCCATGTGTCCTCCTCCTTTCTCCAG AAACAATCCTTCCTCGCCTAATCTGTCGGTGTTGACTGTCCAATCGCCAAAAGGAGTGTTGCCACCTGAAGGTAATTCAGTCAAAGATAGAACCTCCATATCCAAGTCATGA
- the LOC139898339 gene encoding bHLH transcription factor RHL1-like isoform X2 — MSLQHLQNGTNNYDPAPSQDDFLDQILCGLQSGVSWPEISAGNSSGGGDGGSAHNKSSLPWDVDQFDDQSTYLATKFRQNQISSGSGGAGNPAAKSLLLQQQLLAGAGDCGVFQNDMVDTSSFKSHNENNSIQTLFNGFAGSLQSNQSQDFQYPTSFGSPGATTAIMNQAPSTGGTSANGAPVGSGTGPPPQPRQRVRARRGQATDPHSIAERLRRERISERMKSLQELVPNANKTDKASMLDEIIDYVKFLQLQVKVFSMSRLGGACAVAPLVADISTQGGRDNVQVGGGAGGSATAQKNNVTTTSSSNNETMTIAENQVVKLMEEDMGSAMQYLQGKGLCLMPISLATAISTSMCPPPFSSRIL, encoded by the exons ATGTCACTACAACACCTCCAAAATGGCACAAACAACTACGATCCCGCACCTTCTCAAGACGATTTTCTTGATCAAATTCTTTGTGGTCTCCAATCTGGTGTTTCTTGGCCGGAAATTTCAGCCGGAAACAGCAGTGGCGGCGGTGATGGAGGCAGCGCTCACAATAAGTCATCTCTTCCATGGGATGTTGACCAGTTTGATGATCAGTCAACTTATTTAGCAACTAAATTCCGGCAAAATCAGATCAGCTCCGGTTCCGGTGGAGCTGGAAATCCGGCTGCAAAATCGTTACTTCTTCAACAACAGTTGTTAGCCGGCGCCGGTGATTGTGGAGTTTTTCAAAATGATATGGTCGACACATCATCGTTTAAATCTCAT aaCGAAAATAATTCGATTCAAACACTTTTCAATGGGTTTGCCGGATCTCTCCAATCCAATCAATCTCAAGATTTCCAATATCCTACG AGCTTTGGATCTCCGGGTGCTACAACAGCAATAATGAACCAAGCACCATCAACCGGGGGCACTAGTGCAAACGGTGCCCCCGTTGGAAGTGGTACTGGACCGCCACCTCAGCCACGTCAAAGAGTTCGGGCTCGCAGAGGACAAGCCACCGATCCGCATAGTATCGCTGAAAGA CTCCGGCGAGAGAGGATTTCCGAAAGGATGAAATCGTTACAAGAACTCGTTCCAAATGCTAATAAG ACAGACAAGGCTTCAATGCTAGATGAGATCATAGATTATGTCAAATTTCTCCAGCTCCAAGTCAAa GTTTTCAGCATGAGCCGATTGGGAGGTGCATGTGCTGTTGCTCCTCTTGTGGCAGATATCTCCACTCAG GGTGGACGTGACAATGTACAAGTTGGTGGTGGTGCTGGTGGTAGTGCGACGGCACAGAAGAACAATGTGACAACAACATCGTCGTCAAACAATGAAACCATGACGATAGCCGAGAATCAAGTGGTGAAGCTGATGGAAGAGGATATGGGATCAGCCATGCAATACTTGCAAGGGAAAGGTCTTTGTCTTATGCCGATTTCGCTAGCTACTGCTATCTCAACTTCCATGTGTCCTCCTCCTTTCTCCAG CAGGATACTTTGA